The genomic window AGGCGTAGCTGATCTAATTTTCGTTAGACCTAATCTAATCATCGGAAAATGTGAACGCGGTACGGGAAGACGTTAAGATTGCATCGCCTGGACAGTTCCAGCAGCCCATATCACCCATCAACCGCTCCCATTCGTCCAGGTTGCCGCGAAACCCGAGTTCGCAAGCAGTTTGCCAGCTTAATTGCGCCGACATCTCGCGCCGCTTCCCGCTCTTTGTATCGGATAAGTTCTGATAGTGGCGGCGTGAGATGAAGATGTGTGACGCTGGCGGGTCGTGCTCAGCGCGCATAGTTTCGACAACGGCTTTCACTTCACGAATCGCCTTGGTAAGTTTCTCCAGAGCCTCATGAAGTTGCCGTGAGCGCATTCTGTTCAATTGAACGTATTCACATCCAGAGGTCAATATTTCCTCTTTGGATCGCGCTCCTTTTAGTCATCGCGACTTCCGTCACAAGCGGGGCCGAGGATCTTGAACTGAGGGACTTGGATGTCGCGAGTTGGGACTGTCTTGATCGAGCAGAGGGAACCGCGAAGATGATGGACGCCATGGAGCGTAATCGGATGAAGAATCGCTCGCCAGAGAATCAAACGGTGGACCTATTGAGTTCCTGGATACCGCTGCGTTCTTAAAAAAACTTAGTGGATATGGTGCGTATGCTCAGGGCAAACGCCGTTCGGGGCTAACAGCTGAACAAAAGGACCAACTGAGTTCACTCGAAAAGCAGATCGTATCGCTCACCGGCTGGCTTAACCTCGCGTATGCAGGACCGCCCGAAACAACAAATTGCGGCAATGCCACGTTTCACGATTGGCATCTTGAAATATTTGAAGACCCAAGCGATCACGCACCGCAAGTCGGCGATCCGACTCCAATCATTTGTGAGATTACGCCCAGGACGGAGCAGGCTCTGTATCGTGAAGGTATTCGCATTCAGTCGCTCGCCGGATTTTTCCGGCTACAGGACAGGCGCTTTCAAGCGACGGGGCACAAGGCGCAGAAGATTCGTGTGACTGGCTATCTCATGTGGGACGATGACCACAACGGGAGCGCAGACGTCGGCTCAACGATCCAGTATTTCGGCACCAACGGATTTCATCATCCGTGGCGCTCGACGGCATGGGAAATTCACCGGATCATAAAAATCGAAGCGATTGAATGAAATATTGGGAAATCATCATCGAAAATCTCCGCAATGCTGGATGGAATTGTGGCTCTATGGCGACTACGGATGCTAAAGGCCGATCAATTTGGGTTGTGGCCGCAGAGCGTGAAGACGCGGGACGCTTTATTGTGCACGCCGATGAAGTGCTAACTGCGTTTATGGAACTACAGGCGGTGATTCATCGTCAACTTCGGAACGTTAATTCACCGTAATGGCGACCGGGTCAGAGGGAATCCCATTGACCACGACAACGAGCGAACTAGGCCCGCGCTCTTGCGTGGACGGTACGTCGAAATGAGTAGAGACCAAGTCATTAGAAGCAACAGCCATGCTACTGTGGTCGTGCGTGCGGCTATAAAACACATGTCCGGTTCTGTTATTAGTAATGCGCACCAGCGGATAGTTCGTTGCGGCTTGTTGGTCGTCTCCGTACGCCGCTGCTTGCGACATCCCGTTAAAGCGGTAGCCAGAAATCATGTACGAACCGCCCTGGCTTACCCTGTTAGGTGCGGATTGGATCGTCGGCGCCCATGCAGGATTGTAGGTTCCGGGAGGATTGTAAACTGAAACAAAAAAGAAGTCGGTGAAAAGGATCTGGCCGGTTGGTAACACGAGGAAATTGCCATAGAAAGAAGAATCGTCTGATGCATGCGGAGCTGGCGAAACTTCCGTGAGGCGCAAGCCATCCCACTCAAAGAAGGTAGATGGCGTATTGAAGATACCGGGGCTTGTCATCATGAGAACCCTCCCATTCGGCTCGAGTGCCGCAGGGCCGTCTGCAATGTCGAGCGATCCCGGAAAATCCGGCCCCCCAGTCCAGCCGCCGGTGTGCGAGTCATAGATGGCGGTGTGACCAGCACTACAACGATTTGCTCCCGTGTAGAAGACGGTCCCGTCCGGTCGCAGAACTCCAGGTCCCACTTCGAACGAAGCATGATTCTTGCCGCCACAATGAAAAGCAGAATCCCAGAGTTGCACAATAGTACTGCCCGCGCTCGACCAAGAGCCGGTAACCGGGTCGTAAATTTCCGAGTTAGTGCCGTTGGCGTCGTACTGAAAAACGTACGCATCCACTGTGAGCACCTTTTTGTTGGGCAGCAGCGTCCAGCCTTCTTCGTCGTTGACATCGAATTTTCCTGAACCAGTCGGCGTCCAACTGAAATTACTAAGGTTAAGCAAAGCTGCCTGATTCGTGCAGCAGTTGGCCTGCATGAACGTTCCATTGGAGAGAACGACGCCTTGTGCATCGCCAATGGTGGACCAACCTGTTGGAGGATTTACCATCGTCCAGGTGTTGGTTTGCGGATCATAGATCGCTCCCAAATTAGTCCAGACCGCATTGAGAAAATTGTATTCGCCTCCTTCAATGATGACACGGCCGTCAGGCAGAACAGCTGACGAATGATAAAGCGGGCTATATCCGGCTGGTGTTGAAGCCAGCTGTGTCCATGTCCCATTCACATAACTGCCGAACTGATCAGGCGTCAGCTTNNTAATTGCCACGGCGAATTTGGCGCGAGCGCGGCAGCCGCAGTGAATTCCCTCGCGTTCTTTTTCGGCGGGAGTGGTTTTAATGGCCGTAACCCCTGTGCGCCGACAAGCGCGGCGCAACTAAACAACGCCAGCACGACAACTGTTGTTTTGATTCGGATCAGTGGATTCATGATTCCCTTCTTCCTTTCCTCTGCTGAATGAATTTTCGAAAACCGGATACAGGAGGCGAAGAACCGAGCGGGGAACAATTCCTAGCCTAACTCTAGATCCGGTTGGTTACGTGATTCTTGTAAGTGTCCTAGCTTTGTCAAGGCGAATCGCCAGATTGAATATTTCACGGTCGTTTTCTACGGTCTGAAAATTCTTTACTGCAAAAGTGCGCAATTCTGCGTAAGGCAGTGCGAATGCTGATCAGCCGAAACACCTAGCGTCCGCAACGTGGCGCAGGCTGGTGAAAACGTGCGCAAAAACTCTCTCTTGAATTAGAAATCAAATATCTGATTGTGACGGGCGTAACTACAAACATTTGCGTGGAATCGACTGTAAGAGACGCGATGTTCAGAGACTATCTTTGCGTTTTACTTGCCGAGAACGAACCACGAAGCATCTCTTTTAAATACCGAGGTATTGCTTGGCTGGGTTTCCGATTCAGAAGAGTTCCTAAAAGCTTTTCCTGTTAACACTGCGAAAGCAGACTGATAAAAAAATTGCCGGGTGGAACTTCCGATTTCGTGTCGCAGGGGGTGGTTCTGCCTCGCATCCCATTCGAATGCAGGGAATCAAGACTTCGTGGTTGCTTTTTCCGTATTGCCCTTCTAACGGAGCTGCTAATGGAAGTAGGCTGGGCTGATTCTGGACGGATGCTAAGGGATCAGTAGTCTAGAGACCTTGTTGCCATCGATCTGTGTGATCCAAAGGTTGCGGGCTGCGTCTCTGGCGATACCCCATGGGCTGCCGGCAGGCTTTATTAACTGCACATCCGTGAAGACACCATTGGGGGTAATCTTCACGATCTCATTGATAGGCGGTTCAGTGAAATACAGATTGCCGTCCGGTCCCGCCGTAATATCCTCTGGCTGGGCATTGGCGGTGGGCACTGTGAACTCGGTGATCACACCGCGGGTGGTGACCCGCCCAATAATGTTTTCGAACTTGTTAACGAACCACAGGTTGCCATCGGGACCCGTCGTGATGTCAATGGGATCGTTGGGACCAGTCACAGGGCCAAACAGGGTGAAGTTCCCGGCTTCATCCATGCGGCCGATCATCTCGGAGATGCCTTCGCAAAACCAAAGCGCGCCATCGGGACCCAGCGTGATGTCTGTTGGGCGGCCGTTGGACGGGATTGCAACGAAGGTCATGATCCCGGTCGCGGGGTCCAGCTTGACGATGGAGTTGCTAATTTCATCGGTGAACCAGATCAACCCATCTGCAGTGGCGGCAATTCCGCCGGGGGTCAGGCTGCAGGGCTGCCCGCCAGCGCAGTCGGGGGCAAATCCGGTGAATACACCGCCGGTCGTTACCCTGCCGATGCCTTCGGGGAAGCCAGATGCTTCAGTGAACCACAGAGCGCCATCTGCTCCTGCAGTGATGGCCTCCGGTGCAGAACTTGCCTGCGGAACAACGAACTCCGTGATATTGCCCTTCGGATCAATGCGGCCAATCTGGTTGGCGGCTGCCTCTGTGAACCACATGTTGCCGTCGGGTCCGAAAGTGATGCCCTCCGGCTCGCTGTTAGCGGTAGGGATGCGGAACGATTTGAAGGCCGGGGCTGCGTCTGCCAGTGGCGCAAGGGCACCCAGCGCAAGGAGAGTGCCATTAAGCACCATTTTATTTAATAGTATTCGCATTTTCATGGTAATTTTCCTTTCTGCGGTTTGAATGTGAAGGGCTACCGAATTGCGTGGCCCCTTCAGAAACGGACCATCCTCCGTCGATGTCCGTAAAGCGAAATAATGTAACACAGTTGTTACTTTTTGAATGGCTCCCAACGGGTGAATGGGATGCGCGCGAAGCGTCAAATGTCCTGCTCAGCCAGCTGCGGCGCTCGCGAAGTCTTTCAGAGTTTCGCTACTACCTTATTTTCACTTCGCGACCCCGTTCTTGTCCGCCTCCATGCCATAGCCATCAGGCGGAGTGCGCTT from Acidobacteriota bacterium includes these protein-coding regions:
- a CDS encoding Virginiamycin B lyase, whose protein sequence is MVLNGTLLALGALAPLADAAPAFKSFRIPTANSEPEGITFGPDGNMWFTEAAANQIGRIDPKGNITEFVVPQASSAPEAITAGADGALWFTEASGFPEGIGRVTTGGVFTGFAPDCAGGQPCSLTPGGIAATADGLIWFTDEISNSIVKLDPATGIMTFVAIPSNGRPTDITLGPDGALWFCEGISEMIGRMDEAGNFTLFGPVTGPNDPIDITTGPDGNLWFVNKFENIIGRVTTRGVITEFTVPTANAQPEDITAGPDGNLYFTEPPINEIVKITPNGVFTDVQLIKPAGSPWGIARDAARNLWITQIDGNKVSRLLIP